The following are encoded together in the Tetrapisispora phaffii CBS 4417 chromosome 5, complete genome genome:
- the GRR1 gene encoding SCF ubiquitin ligase complex subunit GRR1 (similar to Saccharomyces cerevisiae GRR1 (YJR090C); ancestral locus Anc_7.461), with the protein MDIDLPIENNITNNDINYNRTNEEYTNTDGSTLSGSNLRRSQVRSVNNTENLNNHTLTNSDILTNHPDTFNVVNLDLMQVDDDLDINKQTNENSQYKRLSDLNNKMIDELLRTSSYVNFSGITLSPESSKDLYNFKNSLEKKVSEYIRIIEHRREQVSQELRKDNQRIRQSNSQSNSEIASYINKLERIKLRAAETETVELQRVRTNFIQLIELFKLKFETYITNLQEGNNAQNPTKSFIEWLDSLNPYVSSQFLQQTQLQNSLPKGNNIENDVNTNLKLYSSPNSFSNIAFSKLKNPIRMVNSNIFPLNSLPPEILGLVLEKVNSTYNIVKLFSVCKLWAELIVKIIYYRPHINKKYQLDIFMRTMLLPKSRTVFDYRAMIKRLNFSFVGDYLHDEELYHFVGCKNLERLTLVFCKNITSNSISAVLEGCRYLQSIDITGIKEISDNIFGTLANNCPRLQGFYVPQARNISFNSLHNFISRVSILKRVKITANNEINDELVELLANKCPLLVEVDITQCPNVHDSSLLTLFTKLTQLREFRNTHNTNITDKAFLEITKKIQNLPSLRLLDLSGCENITDKTIERVVSLAPKLRNVFLGKCSRITDISLFQLAKLGKNLQTIHFGHCFNITDQGVRVLVQTCPRIQYVDFACCTNLTNRTLYELADLSKLKRIGLVKCTQITDEGLLNMISLRGRNDTLERVHLSYCSNLTIYPIYELLMACPRLSHLSLTAVPSFLRPDITTFCRAVPTDFSENQRIIFCVFSGKGVHKLRHYLMGLTTPTDGPETDINEVLTQYITAKNLLRPDEAMEEGIRRITLDVNADSAAILAATGISQMNGINNDLLFQGIDFDRLDDIFNWYNVSYGNVTLDSSEINELLTAVDRKFCGDPFDEEYDERDGIVAPGASNNVNSELAHVIRRYNEMDDRIDDFEVNVASLARVQFQFTGFLVHEMLQIYTQMIELNRQLVDTQRIILESNITADIKGLSIFKLIFTERFRNILKKFELSSVVLRLYLRDSISVLTRQREIVLAHLTNDGEMNEDGMIRGPDDENALPIPNTNLGMLQFNNLRAQVQNENGLGGPMNILNQNRTEDISDTPEADTALEEA; encoded by the coding sequence ATGGATATTGATCTGCCCATTGAAAACAACATAACGAATAATGACATCAATTATAACAGAACAAATGAAGAATATACGAATACCGACGGTAGCACTTTAAGTGGTAGCAATTTGAGACGATCACAAGTAAGGAGTGTCAATAATACAGAAAATCTAAATAATCATACACTCACTAATTCAGATATATTAACAAACCATCCTGACACATTTAATGTTGTTAATCTCGATTTAATGCAAGTAGATGATGATTTGGACATCAATAAACAAACTAATGAGAACTCACAATATAAGAGATTATCGGACCTTAACAATAAGATGATAGATGAACTATTAAGAACATCATCATATGTAAATTTTTCGGGAATTACTTTATCACCAGAGTCCTCAAAGGacttatataattttaaaaacagTTTAGAGAAAAAAGTTTCAGAatatataagaataataGAACATAGAAGAGAACAAGTTAGCCAGGAATTAAGGAAAGATAACCAACGAATCAGACAATCAAATTCACAGAGTAATTCTGAAATAGCATCTTAcatcaataaattagaGAGGATAAAATTGAGAGCAGCGGAAACAGAAACAGTCGAACTACAAAGAGTTAGGACAAATTTTATACAGTTGATCGAACTATTTAAActtaaatttgaaacttACATAACGAACCTACAAGAAGGAAATAATGCACAGAATCCAACCAAAAGTTTTATTGAATGGTTAGACTCACTAAATCCATATGTAAGCTCACAATTTTTACAACAAACTCAACTCCAGAATTCATTGCCAAAGGGAAATAACATAGAAAATGATGTGAACACAAATCTGAAATTATACAGCTCCCCCAATTCATTTTCCAACATTGCATTTAGTAAACTAAAAAACCCAATACGTATGGTcaattctaatattttccCATTAAACTCATTACCACCAGAGATTTTAGGCTTGGTTTTAGAAAAAGTTAATAGCACTTACAATATAGTAAAACTATTTTCTGTATGCAAATTATGGGCAGAACTCATagttaaaataatatactATAGACCGCACatcaacaaaaaatatcaattggATATTTTCATGAGAACTATGCTTTTGCCAAAATCTAGAACAGTATTTGATTATAGAGCTATGATAAAGagattaaatttttcttttgtggGTGATTATTTGCATGATGAAGAACTTTATCATTTTGTTGGGtgtaaaaatttagaaagGTTGACACTTGTATTCTGTAAAAATATCACTAGTAATTCAATTTCTGCTGTATTAGAAGGATGCCGATACTTACAAAGTATTGATATAACTGGTATAAAGGAAATATctgataatatatttggtaCTTTAGCTAATAACTGTCCTAGATTACAAGGTTTCTATGTACCACAAGCCAGAAATATTAGCTTCAATTCTCTTCATAACTTCATTTCACGTGTTTCTATTCTAAAAAGGGTAAAAATTACTGCAAATAATGAGATAAATGATGAACTGGTTGAATTACTAGCTAATAAATGCCCATTATTGGTCGAAGTGGATATAACTCAGTGTCCTAACGTACATGACTCAAGTTTGTTAACATTATTCACAAAATTGACTCAGTTAAGAGAATTTAGAAATACACATAACACCAACATAACAGACAAAGCATTCCTTGAAATaaccaaaaaaattcaaaatttgcCATCATTGAGATTATTAGATTTATCAGGATGCGAAAATATAACAGATAAAACCATTGAACGTGTTGTTTCTCTTGCACCTAAATTAAGAAATGTATTTTTAGGAAAATGTAGTAGGATTActgatatttcattattccAGTTAGCAAAATTAGGAAAAAATTTGCAAACTATTCATTTTGGtcattgttttaatattacCGACCAAGGTGTAAGAGTATTAGTGCAAACCTGTCCAAGGATTCAATATGTTGATTTTGCCTGCTGCACAAATCTTACAAATCGTACACTTTATGAATTAGCAGATTTATCTAAGCTAAAAAGAATTGGCTTGGTTAAATGTACTCAGATAACCGATGAAGGTTTATTGAATATGATATCATTAAGAGGAAGGAATGATACTCTAGAGAGAGTTCATCTATCATACTGTTctaatttaacaatttatCCTATATATGAACTATTGATGGCTTGTCCAAGACTTTCACATTTGTCTCTAACTGCAGTTCCTTCATTTTTAAGACCTGATATAACTACATTCTGCAGAGCAGTTCCAACAGATTTCAGTGAAAATCAaagaattatattttgtgtATTTTCAGGAAAAGGTGTTCACAAATTACGTCATTATCTTATGGGATTGACCACACCAACTGATGGCCCAGAGACAGATATCAACGAAGTATTAACACAATATATTACCgctaaaaatttattaagaCCCGATGAAGCTATGGAAGAAGGTATACGCCGTATTACCTTGGATGTTAATGCAGATTCTGCTGCAATATTAGCAGCAACTGGTATCAGCCAAATGAATggtattaataatgatttattatttcagggaattgattttgataGATTAGAcgatatatttaattggTATAATGTTTCTTACGGAAATGTAACTTTGGATAGCAGCGAAATTAACGAATTATTAACGGCTGTAGATAGAAAATTTTGCGGAGATCCATTTGATGAGGAATATGATGAAAGAGATGGTATTGTGGCACCAGGAGCATCTAATAATGTGAATTCTGAACTAGCACACGTTATTAGAAGATACAATGAGATGGATGATAGGATTGATGATTTTGAGGTAAACGTAGCCAGCCTAGCAAGGGTACAATTCCAATTTACTGGATTTCTAGTACATGAAATGCTTCAAATTTATACACAAATGATTGAATTAAATAGACAACTAGTTGACACTCAGAGAATTATTTTAGAATCAAACATTACTGCAGATATTAAGGGTTTATCCATATTTAAACTTATATTCACTGAAAGGTTTAggaatatattgaaaaaatttgagTTATCATCTGTAGTATTGAGATTATATTTGAGAGATAGTATTTCTGTTCTTACAAGACAAAGAGAGATAGTGCTGGCACATTTAACTAACGACGGTGAAATGAATGAAGATGGTATGATAAGAGGACcagatgatgaaaatgcTTTACCTATACCTAACACGAATTTAGGGATGTTACagtttaataatttaagaGCTCAAGTTCAAAATGAGAATGGCTTAGGAGGTCCcatgaatattttgaacCAGAACAGAACCGAAGATATATCCGATACTCCAGAAGCAGATACTGCATTAGAAGAAGCATGA
- the STE18 gene encoding Ste18p (similar to Saccharomyces cerevisiae STE18 (YJR086W); ancestral locus Anc_7.455) — MPYENQIALKIQYLKLKRINELNNTLKTELARERITASNASLNLINYTTTKEDFVISEIWGYPKPGSNHFRNSLSAGLSRKRVNVNSNDACCTIV; from the coding sequence ATGCCATATGAAAACCAAATAGCATTGAAGATCCAATATCTAAAGttgaaaagaataaatgaattaaataatacttTGAAAACAGAATTGGCAAGAGAACGTATTACTGCTTCAAATGCATCGCttaatttgataaattatacTACTACGAAAGAAGATTTTGTTATTTCAGAAATATGGGGTTATCCAAAGCCAGGTTCAAACCATTTTAGGAATAGTTTATCGGCAGGTTTATCTAGAAAACGTGTCAATGTTAACAGCAATGATGCATGTTGCACAATAGTATGA
- the TPHA0E00580 gene encoding uncharacterized protein (similar to Saccharomyces cerevisiae CSN12 (YJR084W); ancestral locus Anc_7.452): protein MIKIDSELGPTDAVDIDLYFKKKYSDSGFYLFLSATKKEHQCTFLLQSSDDKLAKLYNICIKLHAGAYNILSLCQEQVRIMNRISETETDWITEPLWFVCHQMIQYCSTDTAQLENCGRLIHRSFNLCLNDRNPVLSSNRKSGSYSLANLEFIIYHKLKNRDMMKNLVKVLQSRNMDIIMDQPSNKEKNSIKVGHMVRYYYYLGEYYGCFESDFNKASTFLSIALLHCNFNYKTHIAKILVLLVPFVIVSRKMYPNEKVLTQLLSATGQYGEKLFKFIIQLVYCLKSGDIHGYDKFVSSNEVFLLKNGIYVAMCHIRELVFLKFFKTCTKMIGNNKTIVPLSSIAEVYGNYSQRKKKIRRLINMKSKKDTKIPIDITSLENKEMNENMDELECLLANLINKGFIKGYLSHSNRCIVLSKNDAFPHLSSSL, encoded by the coding sequence ATGATTAAGATAGATTCTGAGCTAGGTCCAACGGATGCAGTTGATATAGATCTGTACTTTAAAAAGAAGTATAGTGACTCAggtttttatttattcttatcGGCAACTAAAAAAGAGCATCAATGCACCTTTTTATTACAATCCAGTGATGATAAATTAGCTAAATTGTATAATATATGCATAAAACTACATGCTGGTgcatataatatattgtcTCTATGTCAAGAACAAGTAAGGATTATGAATAGAATTTCAGAGACTGAAACTGATTGGATTACTGAACCTCTATGGTTTGTCTGTCATCAAATGATACAGTATTGTAGTACTGATACCGCACAGTTAGAGAATTGTGGTAGATTGATACATAGAAGTTTTAATCTGTGTTTAAATGATAGAAATCCAGTTTTATCTTCAAACAGAAAATCTGGTTCTTACAGTCTTGCCAACCttgaattcattatttatcatAAGCTGAAGAATAGAGACatgatgaagaatttgGTCAAGGTATTGCAATCCCGTAATATGGATATTATAATGGACCAACCTTCCAACAAGGAGAAAAATAGCATCAAGGTTGGGCATATGGTAAGatactattattatctaGGTGAATATTATGGTTGTTTTGAATCTGATTTTAACAAAGCTTCGACATTTTTATCCATTGCATTACTTCATTGTAactttaattataaaactcATATAGCGAAAATATTAGTCTTATTGGTTCCATTTGTTATAGTTTCTAGAAAAATGTACCCCAATGAAAAAGTACTGACTCAGTTACTATCAGCAACGGGTCAGTATGGtgaaaaattgtttaaatttattatacaaCTTGTCTACTGTTTAAAATCTGGGGATATACATGGTTATGATAAATTTGTAAGTTCAAATGAGGTTTTCCTTCTAAAAAATGGGATATACGTAGCCATGTGTCATATTCGAGAACTTGTGTTCTTAAAGTTCTTCAAAACGTGCACTAAAATGATTGGAAACAATAAGACTATAGTACCATTGAGTTCAATAGCAGAGGTATATGGAAATTATTCTCAaaggaaaaagaagataCGGAGACTAATTAATATGAAATCTAAAAAGGATACAAAAATACCAATAGATATAACTTCATtagaaaacaaagaaatgAATGAAAACATGGATGAATTAGAATGCCTATTAGCAAATCTAATAAACAAAGGATTTATCAAAGGTTATCTATCGCATTCGAACAGATGTATTGTGCTAAGTAAAAACGATGCCTTCCCCCATTTATCCTCGTCGTTATAG
- the ACF4 gene encoding Acf4p (similar to Saccharomyces cerevisiae ACF4 (YJR083C); ancestral locus Anc_7.451): MSQNQRKVSQPLDLHSFSIVNKQSEPKDTTEGQVDKDEQNSNNALEKRATDNSEHSHSRNSSDIKLKPISPRKAGIQLPLPLQSTPVKNQKHERMDSNKEENIITDETYQELLYKLATKKRTVTELIDHLKKEEKELRILEDEISRYAEKKGIHNQNNILASPRGKGNNEMIQSWAKQIHSAIDEVNNSPNVVNGKKSISDFFYKQQDNEVKSRNYKVEKPFFKQLVDKFSEFTFNEDDEEEFDKSRNLDEYSVNNNFNYEYDESNIDDEEEPEGILNIGLRKPRVSKPLTIKK, from the coding sequence ATGTCACAAAACCAAAGAAAAGTGAGCCAACCTTTAGATTTGCATTCCTTCTCAATCGTTAACAAGCAATCAGAACCTAAAGATACTACAGAAGGACAAGTCGACAAGGATGAACAGAATAGCAATAATGCATTAGAGAAGAGAGCTACTGATAATTCAGAACACTCTCATTCGCGGAACTCAAGTGATATAAAGTTGAAACCAATTTCTCCCCGAAAAGCAGGGATCCAACTGCCATTGCCTTTACAGTCTACACCTGTGAAGAATCAAAAACATGAGAGAATGGATTctaataaagaagaaaatataataacgGACGAGACTTATCAAGAGCTGCTATACAAGTTAGCAACAAAAAAGAGGACAGTTACTGAATTGATAGATCATctaaagaaagaagaaaaggaATTAAGAATATTAGAGGATGAAATATCACGTTATGCAGAGAAGAAGGGAATCCATAAtcaaaacaatatattagCATCACCAAGAGGAAAAGGTAATAATGAAATGATTCAATCCTGGGCAAAGCAGATTCATAGTGCTATAGATGAAGTAAATAATTCTCCAAATGTCGTCAATGGAAAGAAGAGCATCTCTGATTTCTTTTACAAACAACAAGATAATGAAGTTAAATCTCGAAACTACAAGGTAGAAAAACCTTTCTTTAAGCAACTCGTAGATAAGTTCTCAGAGTTTACCTTCAacgaagatgatgaagaagagtTCGATAAAAGCAGGAATTTAGATGAATATTCcgttaataataacttcaactatgaatatgatgaatcaaatattgatgaCGAAGAAGAACCAGAAggaatattaaatattggaCTTCGCAAGCCAAGAGTGTCTAAACCGTTGACCATCaagaaataa
- the VMA13 gene encoding H(+)-transporting V1 sector ATPase subunit H (similar to Saccharomyces cerevisiae VMA13 (YPR036W); ancestral locus Anc_7.450) yields the protein MSTSILLDSTHFNEIRKAIGSRSVAWDAVARSSEVDGNDVAVAKQLESILINKKPTSGESELNVNKSMIVSLIHFLQTSTNNESKKYVTNLIAELFSSEEYSADALAVFKETPSLINQLYEVSFQSTDPQTCLITAFNVVSILIQKDTHDIDLIKKLLSNKSYLDILHNKEQMDTSYVCMRLLQELAGVKEYRKTIWSLRANYIGTIFGIIKSATQPDSNTRLVATNSNNLGIQLQYYSLLLIWLLTFDNTIAYELTTEYLADFLTLLRLVKVTIKEKISRISIAIILQCCSKDVKGNRQLIKKLLLLGNTLQVLQSLSERKYSDEELKQDISTLKEILEAEYNELTSFDEYIAEVDSKLLCWSPPHISNGFWSDNIDKFKADNWKLFKKLVTLLINVASNENVKNISEKQKKIILEVALNDITHVVELLPESVIVLGEMNGKSVIMQLLSHSDSRVKYEALKATQTIIGYNYR from the coding sequence aTGTCTACAAGTATTCTGTTAGATAGTACCcattttaatgaaattcGTAAAGCCATTGGTTCACGTTCAGTTGCATGGGATGCTGTAGCTAGATCTTCGGAGGTCGATGGGAACGACGTTGCGGTCGCCAAACAATTGGAAAGTATTTTAATCAACAAAAAACCTACTTCTGGCGAATCTGAGCTCAATGTCAATAAGTCAATGATTGTCTCACTGATCCATTTTTTACAAACCTCAACAAACAATGAATCTAAAAAATACGTCACCAACTTAATTGCAGAATTGTTCTCTTCAGAAGAATATTCAGCTGATGCATTGGCGGTCTTTAAGGAAACACCTTCCTTGATTAATCAACTTTATGAAGTTTCATTCCAATCTACAGATCCTCAAACTTGTCTAATAACTGCATTCAATGTGGTCTCTATCttaattcaaaaagatACACATGATATTGACcttatcaaaaaattattaagtAACAAAAGTTATTTGGATATATTACACAATAAAGAACAAATGGACACCTCATATGTGTGTATGAGACTGTTACAAGAACTGGCAGGAGTTAAGGAATATCGTAAAACCATCTGGAGCCTAAGAGCTAATTATATTGGTACTATTTTCGGTATCATTAAAAGTGCCACTCAACCTGATTCAAACACTAGATTAGTTGCTACAAACTCAAATAATCTGGGTAttcaattacaatattaCTCATTGCTGTTGATATGGCTACTAACTTTTGACAATACCATTGCATATGAATTAACTACAGAATATTTGGCTGATTTCTTAACATTGTTAAGGTTAGTAAAAGTTACGATTAAGGAAAAGATATCTAGAATATCAATTGcaattattttacaatGTTGCTCCAAGGATGTGAAAGGAAATCgacaattaataaaaaaactatTGTTGCTGGGAAATACCTTACAAGTACTGCAATCCTTATCTGAAAGAAAGTATTCCGATGAAGAGTTAAAACAAGATATCTCCACGTTAAAGGAAATTTTAGAGGCTGAATACAACGAATTAACCTCTTTTGATGAATACATTGCTGAAGttgattcaaaattattatgttGGTCTCCACCACATATCAGCAATGGGTTCTGGTCTGacaatattgataaatttaaagcTGACAATTGGAAGttatttaagaaattaGTCACTTTGTTAATAAATGTTGCTTCAAATGAAAACGTTAAGAATATTTCAGAAaagcaaaagaaaataatacttGAAGTTGCTTTGAACGATATTACACATGTAGTAGAATTACTACCAGAAAGTGTAATTGTTTTGGGGGAAATGAATGGTAAATCAGTTATAATGCAATTATTGAGTCACTCGGATTCCAGAGTAAAGTACGAAGCCTTAAAAGCAACTCAAACAATTATAGGTTATAATTATAGATGA
- the SRO7 gene encoding Rab GTPase-binding protein SRO7 (similar to Saccharomyces cerevisiae SRO77 (YBL106C) and SRO7 (YPR032W); ancestral locus Anc_7.442), whose product MFKNKFKSVLKHSSNNDANAKEAVNQKKGNDNNEQSENPSSGSKFKSMRHAFKSSTITEVPTINSGMSRIFHTQQVSLSGIRGTITTMAFEQTQGLLAVATTSKDVHIFGNKEVEVVMSFEGKDTIKELRFVKGIYLLVISSKDIITIISLYSKQILTSVFAPGKLISVETDPSLDWILMGLQSGTLLAYDVDRDQMCEFRVDNIQKLNFFKQSAISPIVSIQWNPRDIGTVLISYEQSTIIFSLIENTVKQHFIYELPPDAPGGDYSFNTKETRYPKVIQSLFHPNSLHILTIHEDNSLCFWDANTGKLILARTILETQINKPQIGLQKAAPVGIPKVLKAKWVCANNPEYTSLAIAYQSSSSTMGSDNNQNLIIFDFGGTPSYTVTTYDGMKKYYSKPRGQKIVPLIQQGNIIDMLPIPRASPFFAGCHDPAIILLLFDNGELGTMIFPKGLFTTKASLLPQNLCWLRPPVTMITGISVPKKLWLGMMTSQRNEQGLLKGGLASKKEMRLQTIRSAIATGHVNGTVRIWDASQKELEDNSVFEVNLGSIINTSQGLAVTNISFSPDTLELAVSVESGNVILFKYEMNQYFIPDGNTDKALEIKLRRFSLNDSDEVLVDVRDRASTSIKKGFLPSTAVHACRGKVTALKNSGIGFVGIAYQDGSVIVIDRRGPATMYFGNVNSSKINGKTITAIEFCIMEYGTDGYSSILMLAGSDSGELFTYKILPAGGSRFSVELIEVTKTNEPAPVLYIGAVDKSNGQNCSATIAKMDQLSSGIPIPGTVFVVTSMDARTVKLGKSKDSGKTFKYPVLSSSLSFIPYIGSKGDNKLATVLVSMLANGDVKVLSTPDLKDVKTMHIGSATQAKYIPECSVLTNGDIIIRNGTHSAGLYSTVDQKAAGLESPKTGRDSNSKPQPDTLYNPTLHIPYRPQVNSMQWARGTVYVTDDQLSEVLSGKKRPPSKYKESEIAKGTITLAPPKKSNQKAIEEGGKYRPEDMTYKSPVRHTQRSGGYDVIKAVTRTVETQYDYVESQFNEYTTALGNSLNEAVEDTSKDLMKSAIGI is encoded by the coding sequence ATGTTTAAGAATAAGTTCAAGAGTGTTTTGAAACACTCGAGTAATAATGATGCAAATGCTAAAGAAGCTGTGAATCAGAAAAAGggaaatgataataatgagCAATCTGAGAATCCATCATCTGGTTCTAAGTTTAAGAGTATGAGACATGCATTCAAGTCGTCTACGATTACTGAGGTACCAACTATTAACTCAGGTATGTCGAGAATTTTTCATACACAGCAAGTGTCTTTGTCAGGTATACGTGGTACTATTACTACTATGGCGTTTGAACAAACTCAAGGTTTACTAGCAGTAGCTACAACCTCTAAAGATGTACATATATTTGGTAATAAAGAAGTGGAAGTAGTTATGTCTTTCGAAGGTAAAGACACTATTAAAGAGTTGAGATTTGTTAAAGGTATTTACTTACTTGTGATCTCTTCCAAggatattattactataatctctttatattcaaaacaaatattGACTTCAGTTTTCGCTCCAGGTAAACTAATATCTGTTGAAACTGATCCTTCTTTGGATTGGATTTTGATGGGGTTGCAGAGTGGTACTTTGTTGGCGTATGATGTTGACCGTGATCAAATGTGTGAATTTAGGGTTGATAATATACAAAAGttaaatttctttaaacAAAGTGCTATATCACCAATTGTGTCGATTCAATGGAATCCAAGAGATATTGGTACGGTTTTGATTTCTTATGAGCAATctacaataattttttcattgattGAAAATACTGTCAAACAACactttatatatgaacTACCTCCAGATGCACCAGGTGGAGACTATTCATTTAATACAAAGGAAACACGTTATCCTAAAGTTATTCAATCTCTGTTTCATCCTAATTCTCTGCATATTTTGACTATACATGAAGATAATTCTTTGTGTTTTTGGGATGCAAATACTggtaaattaattttagcTAGAACTATACTTGAAACTCAGATTAATAAACCTCAAATAGGTTTACAAAAGGCTGCCCCTGTAGGAATTCCCAAGGTTTTGAAAGCTAAATGGGTCTGTGCAAACAACCCAGAGTATACTTCTTTAGCAATAGCTTATCAATCTTCGAGTAGTACCATGGGCTCCGACAATAATCAAAATCTGATTATATTTGACTTTGGTGGTACCCCTTCTTACACAGTAACCACTTATGACGgtatgaaaaaatattattcgAAACCCAGAGGTCAAAAAATAGTGCCTTTAATACAACAAGgaaatataattgatatgCTTCCTATCCCAAGAGCATCTCCATTTTTTGCTGGTTGCCATGATCCAGCTATAATACTGTTGCTCTTTGATAATGGTGAACTTGGTACTATGATATTTCCAAAGGGGCTTTTCACCACCAAAGCTTCATTGTTACCTCAAAATTTGTGTTGGTTAAGACCTCCAGTCACGATGATTACAGGAATTTCTGTTCCTAAAAAGCTATGGTTAGGTATGATGACTTCTCAAAGAAATGAACAAGGTTTATTAAAAGGTGGTTTGGCTTCGAAGAAAGAAATGAGACTTCAGACAATTCGTTCTGCAATTGCTACGGGTCATGTTAATGGCACTGTTAGAATTTGGGACGCATCACAAAAGGAATTAGAAGATAATTCTGTGTTTGAAGTTAATTTAGGTAGCATTATAAATACATCTCAAGGTTTAGCCGTTActaatatttcattttcaccTGATACCTTAGAATTAGCAGTATCTGTTGAATCTGGAAATGTGAttctatttaaatatgaaatgAATCAATACTTTATTCCAGATGGAAATACGGATAAGGCTCTTGAAATTAAGTTAAGAAGgttttcattaaatgatTCGGATGAAGTATTAGTTGATGTCAGAGATAGAGCATCAACAAGTATAAAGAAAGGTTTTCTACCCAGTACTGCTGTTCATGCATGTCGAGGTAAAGTAACTGCTCTAAAGAATAGCGGTATTGGTTTTGTTGGTATAGCATATCAAGATGGCTCTGTCATTGTTATTGATAGAAGGGGACCTGCTACTATGTATTTTGGAAATgtaaattcttcaaaaataaatggAAAAACTATCACTGCAATAGAATTTTGTATAATGGAGTACGGAACTGATGGATACTCTAGCATACTTATGCTAGCTGGTAGTGATAGTGGTGAATTATTTACTTACAAGATTTTACCAGCTGGAGGCAGTAGATTCTCCGTAGAATTGATAGAAGTTACTAAAACGAACGAACCTGCTCCAGTGTTATATATCGGTGCTGTAGATAAATCCAACGGTCAAAACTGTTCAGCTACAATTGCAAAGATGGATCAATTGAGCTCTGGTATACCAATCCCTGGCACTGTGTTTGTTGTGACATCAATGGATGCAAGAACGGTTAAACTTGGTAAATCGAAAGATTCTGGCAAAACGTTCAAATATCCTGTATTATCTTCAtctctttcttttataCCATATATTGGAAGTAAAGGTGACAATAAACTAGCTACTGTACTAGTTTCAATGTTAGCTAATGGAGATGTGAAGGTATTATCAACACCTGATTTGAAAGATGTCAAAACTATGCACATTGGATCTGCTACGCAAGCCAAATACATTCCGGAATGTAGCGTATTGACAAACGgtgatattattatcagaAATGGGACGCATTCTGCAGGCTTATATTCTACAGTAGATCAAAAAGCTGCTGGCCTAGAAAGCCCTAAAACTGGAAGAGACTCTAACAGCAAACCTCAACCGGATACATTATATAACCCAACCTTGCATATCCCATATAGACCTCAGGTTAACTCAATGCAATGGGCTAGAGGTACCGTATATGTTACAGATGATCAGCTCTCTGAAGTATTGAGTGGCAAGAAAAGACCTCCATCTAAGTACAAAGAAAGTGAAATTGCAAAAGGTACTATAACATTGGCCCCACCAAAGAAATCTAACCAAAAGGCGATCGAAGAAGGTGGCAAGTACAGACCAGAGGATATGACGTACAAGTCCCCTGTCAGACACACACAAAGAAGTGGTGGGTATGATGTTATTAAAGCAGTTACCAGAACTGTAGAGACACAGTATGACTACGTTGAAAGTcaatttaatgaatatacaACAGCTCTCGGTAACTCGCTTAACGAAGCAGTGGAAGATACAAGCAAAGATTTAATGAAAAGTGCTATAGGTATCTGA